ACGGCGAATTCGGCGTCGATCGCGTCGGCGAACATTTGACACCAGAAGTTGGACTTGGCCCCGCCGCCGGCCACGTAGACTTCTTCGGGCGTGTCCGGAATATGCTCGTAGCAGTCTTTCATCGCCATCCCGACGCCTTCGTAGACCGCCCGGACGATGTGCTCTTCGGTGTGGTCCGGTTCTAGGCCGATCAACTGCGCACGTGCCTTGGTGTTCAAGAACGGCGCGCGCTCGCCCGAGCCGCTGAGATACGGGTGATAGAGGACGCCTTCGCTTCCGATCGGGATCTTGGAGGCCCGCTTTTCGATGGCTTCGTAGTCCGGATCCTCCCTGTACCGGAGCATGTCCAGCCACCAGTCCAGGTTGGGCGTACCGATCATCGAGGCCATGACTCGGGTCCACCGCTTGCCCTCGTACCCGAGTTCGTTGTCCAGGCCCAGCGAGAGCGTCATCCCCGCGCCATGGGGCGTGGTGTCGGGCTCGTCCATCAGTACCTGATTGAGCGACGTCGTCCCGACCACTGAAGCACCTTCTCCGGCTTGAGCTACACCGCTCCCGAACATCGAACAGGGTACGTCGAACAGTCCAGAGACGACGGGTGTCCCCTCTGGGATGTTGGTCTGATTGGCTGCTTCGGCGGTCACTTCGCCGATCACGTCGAGCGGGTCATGAAGCGGCGGGAGCAGTGATTCGAACTGCGAGGCACCGACGATGTCGAACACTTCCGAGGAGTACTCGGCCGTCTCCACGTCGATGTACGGAATCGACATGTCGCTGGGGTCGGATGTGATCTCCCCAGTGAGTCTGTACTTAAGCCAGTCCTTACAAAACAGGACTGTATCGGCGCGCATGATAGTCTCCGGTTCGTGTTCCTGCAGCCACAGCAGAATCGCCAGGCTCGACCCCGGGAACTGGACGCTCCCGCAGATGTCGTACAGTCGATCGTTGATATCTGAATCCTGCCATTCACCGATGATGTCGCTCGCGCGCTCGTCGTGCCAGAGGATCGCGTCCCGCGCTGGTTGCCCGTCGTCGTCCATCAGCCAGCAGCCGTCTCCCTGAGCTGTCACGCCCAATCCAAGGATTTCGTCCTGCCGGTTCAGTTGTTCGACGACCTCACGGAGGGTCGCCGCTGTCGCGTCCCACGTGTCGTCCATGTCCTGCTCGCGCCACCCCGGTTCCGGTCGCAAGACCTCGTTCTTGCGACTGCTCTTGTATAGGGGCTCACCGTCCGTTGTATACGCCACCGCTTTGATCATCGACGTGCCCGCGTCGACTCCTATGAGTACGTCTGTCATGGGAAGGCCCACTATCATCATTGATCACCCAATATATAAATATTTCCCCTTTCGTCATATTCAATGCCAGATTCTTCGTGTATTCGCTCACAATCTACAAGACGCCAGATATCGTTATCCGCGGTATGGAAATCACAGACTACCAGGTGTTCTCTGTCCCACCCCGGTGGGTGTTTCTCCGGCTTGAAACGGATACCGAGCTGGTCGGCTGGGGAGAGGCGACGCTGGCTGGCCATTCAAGCGCGACGGTCGCTGCTGTCGAGACGATAATGGAGCACTACCTCTTGGGCAAGGACCCGAGGGAAATTGAACGCCACTGGCAGGCGATGTATCGCGGGCAATACTTCCGGGATGGTCCAATCTTGATGAGTGCAATCGGTGGTATCGACACAGCACTATGGGATCTCAAGGGCAAGCACTTCGAAGCACCCGTGTATGAACTCCTCGGTGGCCGGGCACGCGACCACA
Above is a window of Halapricum desulfuricans DNA encoding:
- a CDS encoding FGGY-family carbohydrate kinase, with protein sequence MTDVLIGVDAGTSMIKAVAYTTDGEPLYKSSRKNEVLRPEPGWREQDMDDTWDATAATLREVVEQLNRQDEILGLGVTAQGDGCWLMDDDGQPARDAILWHDERASDIIGEWQDSDINDRLYDICGSVQFPGSSLAILLWLQEHEPETIMRADTVLFCKDWLKYRLTGEITSDPSDMSIPYIDVETAEYSSEVFDIVGASQFESLLPPLHDPLDVIGEVTAEAANQTNIPEGTPVVSGLFDVPCSMFGSGVAQAGEGASVVGTTSLNQVLMDEPDTTPHGAGMTLSLGLDNELGYEGKRWTRVMASMIGTPNLDWWLDMLRYREDPDYEAIEKRASKIPIGSEGVLYHPYLSGSGERAPFLNTKARAQLIGLEPDHTEEHIVRAVYEGVGMAMKDCYEHIPDTPEEVYVAGGGAKSNFWCQMFADAIDAEFAVPEGEEFGAKGAAMLAGTAVGVFDTFESAVQMSRTVEKSYQPNPNASSKYDKLYEYYKMTYETMFDVWDKRVETINEINE